A section of the Streptomyces xinghaiensis S187 genome encodes:
- a CDS encoding PucR family transcriptional regulator, with the protein MPEPETGPSDAPARHPHAATLLRLEKSSGSLAADAIARMDETLPWYRAMPPENRSWIGLVAQAGIAAFTEWFRHPEAPQAISTDVFGTAPRELTRAITLRQTVEMVRTTIEVMESAIDEVAAPGDENALREALLVYAREIAFATAQVYAQAAEARGAWDARLESLVVNAVLSGEADEGALSRAAALGWNSPEHVCVVLGTAPDGDSELTVEAIRRAARHAKLQVLTGVLGSRLVVVAGGSADPLRTARDLIGPFAAGPVVAGPVVGDLLSATRSAAAAAAGLRACAAWPDAPRPVLADDVLPERAMAGDAAARRQLVEEIYRPLEEAGSALLETLSVYLEQASSLEGAARMLFVHPNTVRYRLRRVTDVTGWSPSDVRSAFTLRIALILGRLADAGSPH; encoded by the coding sequence GTGCCTGAACCTGAGACCGGACCTTCCGACGCCCCCGCCCGCCATCCGCACGCCGCGACACTCCTCCGGCTGGAGAAGTCCTCCGGCTCCCTCGCCGCGGACGCGATCGCCCGCATGGACGAGACGCTGCCGTGGTACCGCGCGATGCCGCCGGAGAACCGGTCCTGGATCGGTCTGGTCGCGCAGGCCGGTATCGCGGCCTTCACCGAGTGGTTCCGGCACCCCGAGGCACCCCAGGCCATCAGCACGGACGTCTTCGGCACCGCGCCGCGCGAGCTGACCCGGGCCATCACGCTGCGGCAGACCGTGGAGATGGTGCGCACCACGATCGAGGTCATGGAGTCGGCGATCGACGAGGTCGCCGCCCCGGGCGACGAGAACGCCCTGCGCGAGGCCCTGCTCGTCTACGCCCGCGAGATCGCCTTCGCCACCGCCCAGGTGTACGCCCAGGCCGCGGAGGCGCGCGGGGCGTGGGACGCCCGGCTGGAGTCGCTGGTCGTCAACGCGGTGCTCTCCGGCGAGGCGGACGAGGGCGCGCTGTCCCGGGCCGCCGCGCTGGGCTGGAACTCCCCTGAACACGTCTGCGTCGTGCTGGGCACGGCGCCCGACGGCGACAGCGAGCTGACCGTGGAGGCGATCCGGCGGGCCGCGCGGCACGCGAAGCTCCAGGTGCTGACCGGGGTGCTGGGCAGCCGGCTGGTGGTCGTCGCCGGCGGCAGCGCGGATCCGCTGCGCACCGCGCGGGATCTGATCGGGCCGTTCGCGGCGGGCCCGGTGGTCGCCGGTCCCGTCGTCGGCGATCTGCTCTCCGCGACGCGCTCGGCGGCGGCCGCGGCGGCCGGTCTGCGGGCGTGCGCGGCCTGGCCGGATGCCCCGCGGCCCGTCCTCGCGGACGATGTGCTGCCGGAGCGCGCGATGGCCGGGGACGCCGCCGCCCGGCGGCAGTTGGTGGAGGAGATCTACAGACCGCTGGAGGAAGCCGGGTCGGCGCTGCTGGAAACGCTGAGCGTCTATCTGGAGCAGGCCAGCAGTCTGGAGGGCGCCGCGCGGATGCTCTTCGTCCACCCCAACACCGTGCGCTACCGGCTCCGACGTGTGACGGATGTCACCGGCTGGTCGCCCTCCGATGTCCGCTCCGCGTTCACCCTGCGCATCGCGCTCATCCTGGGCCGTCTCGCCGACGCGGGATCACCGCACTAG